Proteins co-encoded in one Oreochromis aureus strain Israel breed Guangdong linkage group 3, ZZ_aureus, whole genome shotgun sequence genomic window:
- the LOC120433164 gene encoding uncharacterized protein DDB_G0283697-like isoform X1: MLPGFHTAGLLILILSLQSQSEVISPFQIVEAWIGDDVILHCYLGPVSDVSNMTVEWTRADLDPRFIHVWPERPDLQNPAYKGRTSLFTDEMKDGYMWLKISPVKWSDEGMYTCFSPELEKNFTVQLIVDGKDFPTYELSVNVGIIGPVIGSVALCLILAVAFIVWKRTQGKFNKKEKSFEDGSDQNRKEKVIYSKRDNSEFKVAVKKGESEILLTGREEEETQDEHVIETELIGDRERPEGERIIPSINIEKDSQTTTNQETDEENEMKERRVKAEGGEDEGEKMMESVKYYLGVQFLPLSEKQKDELMSGKSSSIEWGIYFNLDQKAQSEQEEQFVEERETESDVDMKQLNNKKKRSKKKKTQLNNPCSGFPPQKTKQPETNQQKEANQRTLQSETRMKGENNETEIQTQKDKDNQHHTKEKQQDRN, encoded by the exons ATGCTTCCTGGTTTCCACACTGCTGGCCTCCTTATTCTGATACTCTCACTTCAAA GTCAGTCAGAGGTCATTAGTCCATTTCAGATAGTAGAAGCATGGAttggtgatgacgtcattttgcaCTGTTACCTGGGCCCAGTCAGTGATGTTTCAAACATGACTGTGGAGTGGACAAGAGCTGACCTGGACCCCAGATTCATCCATGTATGGCCTGAGAGACCCGACTTACAAAATCCAGCCTACAAGGGCAGGACATCTCTGTTCACTGATGAGATGAAAGATGGATACATGTGGCTAAAGATCTCCCCTGTAAAGTGGTCTGACGAGGGAATGTACACATGCTTTTCTCCAGAACTGGAGAAAAACTTTACTGTTCAACTCATTGTCGATG GCAAAGATTTCCCTACGTATGAACTAAGTGTAAATGTCGGCATTATTGGCCCTGTCATTGGCTCTGTTGCCCTCTGTCTGATTCTTGCTGTCGCCTTCATTGTGTGGAAACGAACACAAGGCAAATTCA acaaaaaggagaaaagcttTGAGGATGGATCTGAtcagaacagaaaagaaaaggtaaTTTACTCAAAAAGGGACAACAGTGAATTCAAGGTTGCAGTCAAAAAAGGAGAAAGTGAGATTCTCTTGacaggaagagaagaagaagaaacacaagaTGAGCATGTGATAGAAACAGAGCTAATAGGGGATAGGGAGAGGCCAGAAGGAGAGAGAATAATTCCATCtataaatattgaaaaagaTTCTCAGACTACCACAAATCAAGAAACagatgaagaaaatgaaatgaaagaaagaagagtGAAAGCTGAAGGAGGTGAAGATGAAGGAGAGAAGATGATGGAATcagtaaaatattatttagGAGTTCAGTTTTTACCACtatcagaaaaacagaaagatgaGCTCATGTCAGGAAAATCAAGTTCTATAGAATGGGGAATATATTTTAACCTTGATCAGAAGGCACAGAGTGAACAAGAAGAGCAGTTTgtggaagaaagagaaacagagagtgaTGTGGACATGAAGCAgctaaacaacaagaaaaagaggtcaaagaaaaagaagacccAACTTAATAACCCATGTTCAGGGTTTCCACCACAGAagacaaaacaacctgaaacaAACCAACAGAAAGAAGCAAACCAGAGGACACTTCAATCAGAGACAAGAATGAAAGGAGAGAACAATGAGACAGAGATCcaaacacaaaaagacaaagacaaccaacaccacacaaaagaaaaacagcaagaCAGAAATTAA